Proteins co-encoded in one Pseudomonas fluorescens genomic window:
- a CDS encoding ArsR/SmtB family transcription factor, protein MEHAPCISQIATLLADPKRSAMMWALMDGSARQTEELALLAGLSPSSASAHLGRLSAGGLLKVEVRGRKRFFRLAAPEVGAAIEALASASIASAPQKIPDVFKRSTPIARPQAAPSSLLRARFCDDHLGGTLAADLYQRLLDAGWIEQLEHRVVVTHKGATQLASRGVFIQALAHRNVQVACACPDWSERRPHMGGSLGAALLQLFMQSGWLMLPNDSRALQLTAAGQREIHRFARETELEMAL, encoded by the coding sequence ATGGAACATGCACCTTGCATCAGCCAGATCGCCACGTTGCTGGCCGATCCCAAACGCAGCGCAATGATGTGGGCGCTGATGGATGGCTCGGCCCGGCAGACCGAGGAACTGGCGCTGCTGGCGGGGCTTTCGCCCTCGTCGGCCAGCGCACATCTGGGGCGCTTGTCCGCTGGCGGTCTGTTGAAGGTCGAGGTCCGTGGGCGCAAACGTTTCTTCCGCCTCGCCGCTCCCGAAGTCGGCGCGGCGATCGAGGCACTGGCCAGTGCCTCGATCGCCAGCGCTCCGCAGAAAATTCCCGACGTGTTCAAGCGCTCGACACCGATTGCCAGACCACAGGCCGCCCCGTCTTCCCTGCTGCGTGCGCGTTTTTGTGATGATCATCTGGGCGGTACGCTGGCGGCCGACCTGTATCAACGCCTGCTCGATGCCGGATGGATCGAACAGCTTGAACACCGTGTGGTCGTCACCCACAAGGGGGCGACGCAACTGGCCAGTCGCGGGGTCTTCATCCAGGCCCTGGCTCATCGCAATGTCCAGGTGGCCTGCGCTTGCCCGGACTGGAGCGAGCGTCGGCCGCACATGGGCGGCTCGCTGGGCGCGGCGTTGCTGCAGCTGTTCATGCAATCCGGCTGGTTGATGCTGCCCAACGATTCCCGCGCCTTGCAGTTGACGGCGGCGGGGCAGCGGGAGATTCACCGGTTTGCCCGGGAAACCGAGCTGGAAATGGCGTTGTAG
- a CDS encoding isopenicillin N synthase family dioxygenase: MNSLPIIDISALYSDDQNAWPAVAEQIDHACREWGFFYIKGHPISAQRIESLLDHARHFFELPAAEKLKIDITRTVHHRGYGAIATEQLDPDKPSDLKETFDMGLHLPADHSEVLAEKPLRGPNRHPAIPGWEALMEQHYRDMQALAQTLLRAMTLALGIERDFFDKRFNEPVSVLRMIHYPPRHTASSAEQQGAGAHTDYGCITLLYQDTAGGLQVKNVKGQWIDAPPIDGTFVVNLGDMMARWSNDRYRSTPHRVISPLGVDRYSMPFFAEPHPDTRIECLPGCQDAQHPAKYPTTTCAEFLLSRFADTYAYRREQEAV, translated from the coding sequence ATGAACAGCCTTCCGATCATCGACATCTCTGCGCTCTACTCCGACGACCAGAACGCCTGGCCCGCCGTCGCCGAACAGATCGACCACGCCTGCCGCGAATGGGGCTTCTTCTATATCAAGGGCCATCCGATTTCTGCGCAGCGCATCGAATCCCTGCTCGATCACGCCCGGCACTTCTTCGAATTGCCGGCAGCGGAAAAACTCAAGATCGACATTACCCGGACCGTCCATCACCGCGGCTACGGCGCCATCGCCACCGAGCAGCTCGACCCGGACAAACCCAGCGATCTCAAGGAAACCTTCGACATGGGCCTGCACCTGCCGGCCGACCATTCGGAGGTGCTGGCGGAAAAACCCTTGCGCGGCCCCAATCGTCACCCGGCCATTCCAGGCTGGGAAGCGCTGATGGAACAGCACTACCGCGACATGCAGGCCCTGGCGCAAACCCTGTTGCGGGCCATGACCCTGGCACTGGGCATCGAGCGCGATTTCTTCGACAAACGCTTCAATGAGCCGGTCAGCGTGCTGCGGATGATTCATTACCCGCCGCGCCACACCGCCAGTTCCGCCGAACAGCAAGGCGCCGGCGCGCACACCGATTACGGCTGCATCACGCTGTTGTATCAGGACACCGCCGGCGGTTTGCAGGTGAAAAACGTCAAAGGCCAGTGGATCGACGCACCGCCCATCGACGGTACCTTCGTGGTGAACCTCGGCGACATGATGGCGCGCTGGAGCAATGATCGTTATCGCTCGACCCCGCACCGGGTCATCAGCCCGCTGGGCGTGGATCGCTATTCGATGCCGTTTTTCGCCGAGCCGCACCCGGACACACGCATCGAGTGCCTGCCCGGTTGCCAGGACGCACAGCATCCGGCGAAATATCCGACCACCACCTGCGCCGAATTCCTGCTGTCGCGCTTTGCCGATACCTACGCCTATCGACGGGAACAGGAAGCGGTGTGA
- a CDS encoding adenosine deaminase, with protein sequence MYDWLNALPKAELHLHLEGSLEPELLFALAERNKIALPWSDVETLRKAYAFNNLQEFLDLYYQGADVLRTSQDFYDLTWAYLLRCKEQNVIHTEPFFDPQTHTDRGIPFEVVLNGIAAALKDGEQQLGITSGLILSFLRHLSEDEAQKTLDQALPFRDAFVAVGLDSSEMGHPPSKFQRVFDRARHEGFLTVAHAGEEGPPEYIWEAIDLLKIQRIDHGVRAIEDERLMQRIIDEQIPLTVCPLSNTKLCVFDHMSQHNILDMLERGVKVTVNSDDPAYFGGYVTENFHALHTHLGMTQDQAKRLAQNSLDARLVKP encoded by the coding sequence ATGTACGACTGGCTCAACGCCCTGCCCAAGGCTGAACTGCACCTGCATCTGGAAGGCTCGCTGGAGCCCGAGCTGCTGTTCGCCCTGGCCGAACGCAACAAGATCGCCCTGCCGTGGAGCGATGTCGAAACCCTGCGCAAGGCTTACGCTTTCAACAACCTGCAGGAATTCCTCGACCTGTATTACCAGGGCGCCGACGTGCTGCGCACCTCCCAGGACTTCTACGACCTGACCTGGGCCTATCTGCTGCGCTGCAAAGAGCAGAACGTGATTCACACCGAGCCGTTCTTCGACCCGCAGACTCACACTGACCGTGGTATCCCGTTCGAAGTGGTGCTCAACGGCATTGCCGCCGCGCTGAAGGATGGCGAACAGCAACTGGGCATCACCAGCGGTTTGATCCTGAGCTTCCTGCGCCACCTCAGCGAAGACGAAGCGCAGAAAACCCTCGACCAGGCGCTGCCGTTCCGTGATGCGTTCGTCGCCGTGGGTCTGGACAGTTCCGAGATGGGTCACCCGCCGAGCAAGTTCCAGCGCGTGTTCGATCGTGCCCGTCACGAAGGCTTCCTGACCGTCGCTCACGCCGGTGAAGAAGGCCCGCCGGAGTACATCTGGGAAGCCATCGACCTGCTGAAAATCCAGCGCATCGACCATGGCGTGCGCGCCATCGAAGACGAGCGCCTGATGCAGCGGATCATCGACGAGCAGATCCCGCTGACCGTGTGCCCGCTGTCGAACACCAAACTCTGCGTGTTCGATCACATGTCGCAGCACAACATCCTCGACATGCTCGAGCGCGGCGTGAAGGTCACGGTGAACTCCGATGACCCGGCGTACTTCGGCGGTTATGTCACCGAGAACTTCCATGCGCTGCACACTCACCTGGGCATGACTCAGGATCAGGCCAAGCGCCTGGCGCAGAACAGCCTGGATGCACGGTTGGTAAAACCGTAA
- a CDS encoding LysR family transcriptional regulator codes for MLRFDDLQLFVRAADLGSLSAAARVMDMSAAVASAALKRIEQQLGARLLARSTRSLRLTSEGEGFLEYARAALSNLDEGRRLLASGQDQVSGILQLSAPSDFGRNLLLPWLDEFQREHPRLTVRLLLGDRIADLFRQPVDIALRYGEPEDSSLVALPIAANNRRVLCASPGYLAKHGEPTQLEQLAQHNCLLYMLGSRVHDHWSFHDGKREVGLTVSGDRFSDDADVVRLWAVAGAGIAYKSWLDVADDVLAGRLKVLLPGLLCERAPLNLLCAHRAQLSKPVNLLREMLASRCAELSSRFPVFPQVDH; via the coding sequence ATGTTGCGGTTCGATGACTTGCAGTTATTTGTCCGGGCGGCGGACCTGGGCAGTCTGTCGGCGGCGGCACGGGTGATGGACATGTCCGCCGCCGTGGCCAGCGCGGCGCTCAAGCGCATCGAGCAACAGCTCGGTGCACGATTGCTGGCGCGCTCGACCCGCAGTCTGCGGTTGACCTCCGAGGGCGAGGGCTTTCTCGAATATGCCCGGGCGGCGTTGAGCAATCTGGATGAAGGACGCCGCTTGTTGGCCAGCGGGCAGGATCAGGTGAGCGGGATCCTGCAACTGTCGGCGCCCTCGGATTTCGGCCGCAACCTGCTGCTGCCGTGGCTCGACGAGTTTCAGCGTGAACATCCGAGGCTGACGGTGCGTCTGTTGCTGGGCGACCGCATTGCTGACCTGTTTCGTCAGCCCGTGGACATCGCCCTTCGTTATGGCGAACCGGAAGATTCCAGTCTGGTGGCGCTGCCCATTGCGGCAAACAACCGGCGAGTTCTGTGCGCCTCCCCTGGCTACCTGGCGAAACACGGTGAACCGACACAACTGGAACAGCTCGCGCAGCACAATTGCCTGCTGTACATGCTGGGCAGCCGGGTGCATGACCATTGGAGCTTTCACGATGGCAAGCGCGAAGTCGGCCTGACCGTCAGTGGTGACCGCTTCAGCGATGACGCCGACGTGGTGCGTCTGTGGGCGGTTGCGGGGGCGGGCATCGCCTACAAGTCGTGGCTGGATGTGGCCGACGATGTGCTCGCCGGACGCTTGAAAGTGCTGTTGCCAGGTTTGCTCTGCGAACGGGCTCCGCTGAATCTGCTGTGCGCCCATCGCGCTCAATTGAGTAAGCCGGTGAACCTGTTGAGGGAGATGCTCGCCAGTCGTTGCGCCGAATTGAGTAGCCGATTTCCCGTTTTTCCGCAGGTTGATCATTAG
- a CDS encoding BMP family ABC transporter substrate-binding protein encodes MQKRPLQTLLCIAMGLGLSLSASAADPLKVGFVYIGPIGDHGWTYQHEQGRKALAEKLGTQITTNYVENVAEGADAERVIRNMAKDNYDLIFTTSFGYMNPTVKVAKQFPKVTFEHATGYKQDKNLGTYLARTYEGRYVGGFLAAKMTKSKKIGYVASFPIPEVIRDINAIQLALNKYNPGTEIKVVWVNSWFDPGKEADAANALIDQGVDVVFQHTDSPAPIQAAERRGVYAVGYASDMAHFGPKAVLTSIVNDWAPHYIQATQSVIDHSWKSQDYWGGLKEGTVELPISDLVPAPVKAEAEQIIADIKSGALQPFTGPIKDQAGVEKIPAGVSATNAELASMNYYVEGMKAEMPK; translated from the coding sequence ATGCAAAAACGTCCACTGCAAACACTGCTGTGCATCGCCATGGGCCTTGGCCTCAGCCTGAGCGCCAGTGCCGCCGATCCACTGAAAGTCGGCTTCGTCTACATCGGCCCCATCGGCGACCACGGCTGGACGTATCAGCATGAACAGGGGCGCAAGGCACTGGCGGAAAAACTCGGCACACAGATCACCACCAACTACGTGGAAAACGTCGCCGAAGGCGCCGATGCCGAGCGGGTGATCCGCAACATGGCCAAGGACAACTACGACCTGATCTTCACCACCTCTTTCGGCTACATGAACCCGACGGTGAAAGTCGCCAAACAGTTTCCCAAGGTGACCTTCGAGCACGCCACCGGCTACAAGCAGGACAAGAACCTCGGCACCTATCTCGCACGCACCTACGAGGGCCGTTATGTCGGTGGTTTCCTCGCGGCGAAGATGACCAAGAGCAAAAAGATCGGCTACGTCGCCTCGTTCCCGATCCCGGAAGTGATCCGCGACATCAACGCCATTCAGCTGGCCCTGAACAAGTACAACCCCGGCACGGAAATCAAAGTGGTGTGGGTCAACTCGTGGTTCGATCCGGGCAAGGAAGCCGACGCCGCCAACGCGCTGATCGACCAGGGCGTGGACGTGGTGTTCCAGCACACCGACAGCCCGGCACCGATCCAGGCCGCCGAACGGCGAGGTGTTTACGCCGTGGGCTACGCTTCGGACATGGCGCACTTCGGTCCGAAAGCGGTGCTGACTTCGATCGTCAACGACTGGGCGCCGCACTACATTCAGGCGACCCAGAGCGTGATCGACCACAGCTGGAAATCCCAGGATTACTGGGGCGGGTTGAAAGAAGGCACAGTCGAACTGCCGATCAGCGATCTGGTGCCGGCACCGGTGAAGGCCGAAGCCGAGCAGATCATCGCCGACATCAAGAGCGGTGCCCTGCAACCATTCACCGGGCCGATCAAGGATCAGGCCGGGGTCGAGAAAATCCCGGCGGGGGTCAGCGCCACCAACGCGGAACTGGCGTCGATGAATTACTACGTCGAAGGCATGAAGGCCGAGATGCCGAAATAA
- a CDS encoding multidrug effflux MFS transporter, with protein sequence MNFRTLLILGALTAFGPLAIDFYLPAFPTMALAFGTDEKDVQLTLSAYFFGLSIGQLAYGPVADRFGRRIPLLIGLTLFTLASVACAYAPNLEWLIGARLVQALGGCAGMVIARAVVSDKCDAVGSAKVFSQLMLVMGLAPILAPMLGGLLVNTTGWQSIFLVLTAFSALAGLAVALGLPESLPAHVPRQPLSGALRQYGRLLTDPVYMGHALTGGIAIAGMFAYIAGSPFIFIKLYGVPAEHFGWLFGTNAAGFILVAQVNARLLAKRGPAFLLSRAVWVYLGAGLTLLAVSALHTEALWPLLIPLFVCVASLGCISPNAAACAMNGQGGRAGSASALLGSMQFSVAAGASALVGILHDGTAVPMAMVISLCGLLVVCAATLTRRMQNARALAKAQAEIQ encoded by the coding sequence ATGAACTTCCGTACCCTTCTGATTCTCGGTGCCCTGACCGCTTTCGGTCCGTTGGCGATCGACTTCTATCTACCCGCTTTTCCCACCATGGCGCTGGCGTTCGGTACCGACGAGAAAGACGTTCAGCTGACGCTGTCGGCTTACTTCTTCGGCCTGTCCATCGGCCAACTGGCTTACGGCCCGGTGGCGGATCGCTTCGGCCGGCGGATTCCGCTGCTCATTGGCCTGACGCTGTTCACGCTGGCGTCAGTGGCCTGCGCCTATGCACCGAATCTGGAGTGGCTGATCGGAGCGCGGCTCGTGCAGGCGCTGGGTGGTTGTGCGGGGATGGTGATTGCCCGGGCGGTGGTCAGCGACAAGTGCGACGCGGTGGGTTCGGCGAAAGTCTTCTCGCAGCTGATGCTGGTGATGGGGCTGGCACCGATTCTGGCGCCGATGCTCGGCGGTCTGCTGGTCAACACCACGGGCTGGCAGTCGATCTTCCTGGTGCTGACGGCGTTCAGTGCCCTCGCCGGACTGGCGGTGGCGCTCGGCCTGCCGGAAAGTCTGCCGGCGCATGTTCCGCGTCAGCCGTTGTCCGGTGCCCTGCGTCAGTACGGTCGATTGCTGACCGACCCGGTCTACATGGGCCATGCCCTGACTGGCGGTATCGCCATCGCCGGGATGTTTGCCTACATTGCTGGCTCGCCTTTCATTTTCATCAAGTTGTATGGCGTACCGGCCGAGCATTTCGGCTGGCTGTTCGGCACCAACGCGGCCGGGTTCATTCTGGTGGCCCAGGTCAATGCGCGACTGTTGGCCAAACGTGGTCCGGCCTTCCTGCTGTCGCGGGCGGTCTGGGTTTACCTGGGCGCCGGGCTGACGCTGCTCGCGGTCAGCGCCTTGCATACCGAAGCCCTGTGGCCACTGCTGATTCCGTTGTTCGTCTGCGTGGCCAGCCTTGGCTGCATCAGCCCCAATGCGGCGGCGTGTGCGATGAACGGGCAGGGCGGTCGCGCCGGCAGTGCTTCCGCCTTGCTCGGCAGTATGCAATTCAGCGTCGCCGCCGGGGCTTCGGCGCTGGTGGGAATTCTGCACGATGGCACCGCCGTGCCGATGGCCATGGTCATCAGCCTGTGCGGTCTGTTGGTCGTCTGCGCGGCGACGCTCACCCGACGCATGCAGAATGCCCGGGCGCTGGCAAAGGCGCAGGCTGAAATCCAGTAA
- a CDS encoding MFS transporter: MDTASYSAADRLERLPVSGYHRIIFIIIALAFFFDSMDLAMMTFLLGSIKTEFGLSSAEAGLLASSSFFGMVLGASLSGLLADRFGRKPVFQWSIVLWGLASYLCSTAQTVESLTLFRILLGVGMGMEFPIAQSMLSELIPAQRRGRYIALMDGFWPLGFVAAGVLSYFLLPLIGWRDIFLVLAVPAVFVLAIRFFIPESPRWLEQAGKHEAADKVLCAIEDRVRKSLGGVALPEPVRLPRMITPPGNFLSALGQIWSPLYRQRTMMIWSLWFFALLGFYGLTSWLSALLQQSGFAVTQSVYYTVLISLGGIPGFLMAAWLVERWGRKPVCIVTLLGGGVMAFLYGQSAVFGGNVALLIGTGLLMQFFLFGMWAVLYTYTPELYPTSARATGSGFASAIGRVGSLLGPLVTGLVFPITGQGGVFALGALCFAVAAGVVWLFGMETRGKTLEELTEAVVR; the protein is encoded by the coding sequence ATGGACACGGCAAGCTACAGCGCGGCCGATCGACTGGAACGGCTGCCGGTGAGCGGTTATCACCGGATCATTTTCATCATCATCGCCCTGGCGTTTTTCTTCGACTCCATGGATCTGGCGATGATGACCTTCCTGCTTGGCTCGATCAAAACCGAGTTCGGCCTGAGCAGCGCCGAAGCCGGGTTGCTCGCCAGTTCGAGCTTTTTCGGCATGGTGCTGGGGGCGTCGCTCTCCGGGCTGCTGGCCGATCGTTTCGGGCGCAAACCGGTGTTTCAGTGGAGCATTGTGTTGTGGGGGCTGGCCAGTTACCTGTGTTCCACGGCGCAAACGGTCGAGAGTCTGACGCTGTTCCGCATCTTGCTGGGAGTCGGCATGGGCATGGAGTTTCCGATCGCCCAGTCGATGCTGTCGGAGCTGATCCCCGCACAACGTCGCGGGCGATACATCGCCTTGATGGACGGTTTCTGGCCGCTGGGCTTTGTCGCTGCCGGGGTGCTGTCGTACTTCCTGCTGCCACTGATTGGCTGGCGCGACATCTTTCTGGTGCTGGCGGTGCCGGCGGTGTTTGTGCTGGCGATCCGCTTTTTCATTCCCGAGTCGCCGCGCTGGCTGGAACAGGCGGGCAAGCACGAAGCGGCGGACAAGGTGTTGTGCGCGATCGAGGACCGGGTACGGAAGTCGCTGGGCGGGGTCGCGTTGCCGGAGCCGGTTCGCCTGCCTCGGATGATCACGCCTCCGGGCAACTTCCTGTCGGCCCTTGGGCAGATCTGGTCGCCGCTGTACCGACAGCGCACCATGATGATCTGGAGCCTGTGGTTCTTCGCGCTGCTCGGGTTCTACGGCCTGACCTCCTGGCTCAGCGCGTTGCTGCAACAGTCGGGGTTCGCGGTCACCCAGTCGGTGTATTACACGGTGCTGATTTCCCTCGGCGGGATTCCCGGCTTCCTGATGGCGGCCTGGCTGGTGGAGCGCTGGGGACGCAAGCCGGTGTGCATCGTCACGTTGCTCGGCGGCGGGGTGATGGCGTTTCTGTACGGCCAGAGCGCGGTGTTTGGCGGCAACGTGGCGCTGCTGATCGGTACGGGTCTGTTGATGCAGTTTTTCCTGTTCGGCATGTGGGCGGTGCTCTACACCTACACGCCGGAGTTGTACCCGACATCGGCGCGGGCGACGGGCTCGGGGTTCGCTTCGGCCATCGGGCGCGTGGGCTCGCTGCTCGGGCCGTTGGTTACCGGTCTGGTGTTTCCGATCACCGGGCAGGGCGGGGTATTTGCGTTGGGGGCGTTGTGCTTTGCGGTGGCGGCGGGGGTGGTGTGGCTGTTCGGGATGGAAACCCGGGGCAAGACGCTGGAAGAGTTGACGGAAGCGGTTGTGCGTTGA
- a CDS encoding zinc-binding alcohol dehydrogenase family protein: protein MKAIAYYASLPISDEKALQDIELPEPVAGPRDLLVEVKAISVNPVDTKVRQNVAPEGGSAKVLGWDVAGVVKSVGSEVTLFKAGDKVFYAGSIARAGGNSELHVVDERIVGHMPKTLGFAEAAALPLTAITAWELLFERLQIREGNTDEGQSLLIVGAAGGVGSILTQLASQLTGLNVIGTASRPQTRDWVTALGADRVIDHSQPLSEELKRTGIDNVTHVASLTQTDQHLDQLVEVLAPQGKLALIDDPKALDVTKLKRKSLSLHWEFMYTRSLFETADMIEQHKLLNRVAALIDSGTLKTTVGEHFGTINASNLRRAHELLESGKAKGKIVLEGF, encoded by the coding sequence ATGAAAGCCATCGCCTATTACGCGTCCCTGCCGATCAGCGACGAAAAAGCCCTGCAAGACATCGAACTGCCGGAGCCGGTTGCCGGCCCGCGCGATCTGTTGGTGGAAGTCAAAGCCATTTCGGTCAACCCGGTCGACACCAAGGTTCGCCAGAACGTCGCACCTGAAGGTGGCTCGGCCAAGGTGTTGGGCTGGGACGTGGCCGGCGTGGTGAAGTCGGTCGGAAGTGAAGTGACGCTGTTCAAGGCCGGCGACAAGGTTTTTTACGCCGGCTCCATCGCCCGGGCCGGTGGCAACAGTGAACTGCACGTGGTGGATGAGCGGATCGTCGGCCACATGCCGAAAACCCTCGGCTTCGCCGAAGCCGCCGCCCTGCCGCTGACCGCTATCACCGCGTGGGAGCTGTTGTTCGAGCGCCTGCAGATCCGTGAAGGCAATACCGACGAAGGTCAGAGTCTGCTGATCGTCGGCGCGGCCGGCGGCGTGGGTTCGATCCTCACTCAACTGGCCAGCCAACTGACCGGGCTCAACGTGATCGGCACCGCTTCTCGCCCACAAACCCGCGACTGGGTGACCGCGCTCGGCGCCGACCGGGTGATCGATCACAGCCAGCCGTTGAGCGAAGAACTGAAGCGCACCGGCATCGACAACGTGACTCACGTCGCCAGCCTGACCCAGACCGACCAGCATCTGGACCAACTGGTCGAGGTCCTGGCGCCGCAAGGCAAACTGGCTTTGATCGACGATCCGAAAGCGCTGGACGTGACCAAGCTCAAGCGCAAGAGCCTGTCGCTGCACTGGGAGTTCATGTACACCCGCTCGCTGTTCGAAACCGCGGACATGATCGAGCAGCACAAACTGCTCAACCGCGTGGCCGCGCTGATCGACAGCGGAACGCTGAAAACCACCGTCGGCGAGCATTTCGGCACGATTAACGCGAGCAACCTGCGCCGCGCCCATGAACTGCTCGAAAGTGGCAAAGCCAAGGGAAAAATTGTTTTAGAAGGTTTCTAA
- a CDS encoding calcium:proton antiporter produces the protein MLTIFKQESFLLLALIAALVAYPMEHWLLHSGQVVALTAGLVLIAFIVAASMRVAHQAELLAEKVGDPYGTMILTLAAVLVEVVILAIMMRNEASATLVRDTIYSAVMLDINGILGLAALMGGIKHGEQSYNDDSARSYSVMILTAMGVSMVVPEFIPEANWKIYSAFTIGAMVLLYALFLRMQVGPHSYFFSYSYPDKRRRKEPVEQEPKPASLALSIGILVFGVVVIGALAEVMSKTLDLGLEGTGAPPVITAILVAAISAAPEILTALRAALANRMQSVVNIAMGASLSTVILTVPVMEAMALYTGQPFQMAMTPVQTVMIFITLIVSAINLNDGETNAIEGMTHFVLFATFIMLSLLGL, from the coding sequence ATGCTCACGATCTTCAAGCAAGAAAGCTTTCTGCTGCTGGCCCTGATCGCCGCCCTCGTCGCGTATCCGATGGAGCACTGGTTGCTGCACAGCGGCCAGGTCGTCGCCCTGACAGCAGGGCTGGTGTTGATCGCCTTCATCGTTGCCGCCTCGATGCGCGTCGCCCATCAGGCCGAACTGCTCGCGGAAAAAGTCGGCGACCCTTACGGCACGATGATCCTGACCCTCGCCGCCGTGCTGGTGGAAGTGGTGATCCTGGCGATCATGATGCGCAACGAAGCCTCGGCCACGCTGGTGCGCGACACGATCTACTCGGCGGTGATGCTCGACATCAATGGCATCCTCGGCCTCGCCGCGCTGATGGGCGGGATCAAACATGGCGAGCAGTCCTACAACGACGATTCGGCCCGCAGTTACAGCGTGATGATCCTCACCGCCATGGGTGTGTCGATGGTGGTGCCGGAGTTCATTCCCGAGGCCAACTGGAAAATTTATTCGGCGTTCACCATCGGCGCGATGGTGCTGCTTTACGCGTTGTTCCTGCGGATGCAGGTCGGGCCGCACAGTTATTTTTTCAGCTATAGCTACCCGGACAAGCGCCGCAGGAAAGAGCCCGTGGAGCAGGAGCCGAAACCGGCCAGCCTGGCGCTGTCGATCGGCATTCTGGTGTTCGGTGTAGTGGTGATTGGCGCACTGGCCGAGGTGATGTCCAAGACCCTCGATCTGGGCCTGGAAGGGACGGGGGCTCCGCCGGTGATCACGGCGATTCTGGTGGCAGCGATCTCGGCAGCGCCGGAGATTCTGACCGCGTTGCGTGCGGCGTTGGCCAACCGCATGCAGTCGGTGGTCAACATTGCGATGGGCGCTTCTCTGTCGACGGTGATTCTGACGGTACCGGTGATGGAGGCGATGGCGCTCTATACGGGGCAGCCGTTTCAGATGGCGATGACGCCGGTGCAGACGGTGATGATCTTCATCACGCTGATCGTCAGCGCGATCAACCTCAATGACGGTGAGACCAATGCCATCGAGGGCATGACCCACTTCGTGCTGTTTGCGACGTTCATCATGTTGTCGCTGCTGGGCCTCTGA
- a CDS encoding putative quinol monooxygenase produces MSQPFTAIATLIARPGQQDALEQHLRALIEPTRAEAGCGQYDLHQDLANPLAFYMIEQWASDEALQAHDASAHIQHFRAQAAGFLEHFELKRLRAIA; encoded by the coding sequence ATGTCCCAACCCTTCACCGCCATCGCCACCCTGATCGCCAGACCGGGTCAGCAGGACGCTCTAGAGCAGCACCTGCGCGCACTGATCGAACCGACCCGCGCGGAAGCCGGTTGCGGCCAATATGACCTGCACCAGGATCTGGCCAACCCGCTGGCTTTTTACATGATCGAACAGTGGGCCAGCGACGAAGCCCTCCAGGCCCATGACGCCAGCGCGCATATCCAGCATTTCCGGGCGCAGGCCGCCGGGTTCCTCGAGCATTTCGAACTCAAGCGTCTGCGCGCCATCGCCTGA
- a CDS encoding heavy-metal-associated domain-containing protein — protein sequence MQVFTVEGMSCGHCVKAVTQAVQSKDPTASVRVDLAAKEVGVESALSAEQVIEAISEEGYAIKLA from the coding sequence ATGCAAGTGTTCACTGTTGAAGGCATGTCCTGCGGTCACTGTGTCAAAGCCGTCACCCAGGCGGTGCAGAGCAAAGATCCGACCGCCAGCGTGCGGGTCGATCTGGCTGCGAAGGAAGTCGGTGTCGAAAGTGCGCTGAGTGCCGAGCAGGTCATCGAAGCGATCAGCGAAGAAGGATATGCGATCAAACTCGCCTGA